taaattaatacttgATTAAATTGATAGAATTTGATGGTCCCAacattattaatttattgaatTTTTATTGTACACTATATCAACAAACTTTCCTCTCCATCACAAATCCACTAAAATCTAAAATCCAAACTTTTTCACAGGCTCTTGCATTATACTGTTATTAACttttctaaaaaaacaaaaaacaagttttacttaaaattttGAACAGTTATTATAGTAGtatacttctagatcaaatatctGAAAGAATGGTAATATTCTTCCAAAATTTGTCATTCCAAAACACCTTTTCTCCCCTCCCTTGTACCAATACCAAGATACTTTTTATTCAACTAGGAGTGGGGGGATTGTAGGACCACTATTTTTTACTTACATGGTCCTCCTAATTATCAGAAGAACAGCATACTCGATTTTGTTTCCCTAAAAAAGGAGGCAAGGACATGACCGTAATTTACCTTAAGACCTCAAGAGTCATTACCCCTTTCCTCATTTCTGGCACAaaccaaatgaaaaaacaaaaactctAACCACCAAAATCTGGCCGAACAAGATAACCATAACGGATTCGGGTGTATGTACACAccaatattataaaaaaaaaaagaatcaaccaCTCAAAAAATTCTTCGGGATCAACAAATAAACACCGATTAATCATCCCACTGAGGTTTACGCTATGGTCTTTTGTATATTCCTATGATGATATCATAGATTTGTTAACCCCCTTTTTTTTTATTCACACACCACCTAGGCGATTCCGTCACGTCATCACACGatgaaacagagaagaagaaacgaACAGTTGCAGTTTCTGTTGGGACTAATTATGGAAATCTAACCAAACAGTGAGGCTGATAAAGTAACTTAATTAAAGCTCATCCTGTTTTGTTTTTTCTCTTGCATCAAAACAACAACACAACAACGCTCAGACTCAGcagcattattattattattgattgtAGAGAGACTAGATAGAAGAGAGACCAGCAACGTTCCCAAGGCAGCCCAGCGAGTGAAGCCGGCAACACATTAACTCGCTTTCTCTCTCTTTGGCTTCTTTATGCTTTtgcttttctttattttatttttctcttctctGCTTCAAGGAATCTCACAAACATCGCTTCAGGAAGGAAATTTTTTTGAAAGGAGACCAGAGTTTATTcttagagagaaagagaaaaagccGGAAATGCAGATGAGTTGTGAGATTCCGGCGAGTTCCCGGTGAGGTTATTGTTTGGTcggttttcttaggttttttcttGAAGATCTGATTTGATAAAATGCGAGAATCTATTGGTTGTAATGAACTGAGCTATGGTATTAACAATAACAAGAAGCTGAAATCAGAGGAAGAAAGGGAGACAGAGgtagaagaaggaggaggagaggAGGAAACTTCAGCTTTATTAGTAGTTCCGCCATCATTTGTTGTAGTAGGAAGAAGTAGATCTCAGACTGGTAGTGGTGTTAGAAGAGTAACTCCGACAACAGCAaccacaacagcagcagcagcagctaatAGTAATAGTGATAAGAGTGTTGAGAAAGTTCTACCAAACGGAGATCTCTACACAGGAAGTTTCGTAGGTAACGTACCACACGGAACGGGAAAGTATCTGTGGAGAGACGGTTGTATGTACGAAGGAGATTGGAGGAAAGGGAAAGCATCAGGGAAAGGTAAATTTTCATGGCCATCTGGAGCTACATTTGAAGGTGAATTTAAATCTGGTAGAATGGATGGATTTGGTACTTTTATTGGTTCTGATGGTGATACATATCGTGGATCATGGAGTTATGATAGGAAACAAGGGTATGGTCAGAAAAGTTATGCCAATGGGGATTTCTATGAAGGTTTGTGGAAAAGGAATTTACAAGAAGGTCAAGGTAGATATGTTTGGAGGAATGGGAATGAATATCAAGGGGATTGGAAAAATGGGGTTATTAGTGGTAGAGGTGTTTTGGTTTGGGCTAATCGTAATAGATATGAAGGTCAATGGGAAAATGGGGTTCCTAAAGGCCATGGTACTTTTACTTGGCCTGATGGGAGTAGTTATGTTGGTTGCTGGAATAATAGTTTGAAGAATCAGTTGCTTAATGGAACTTTTTATCCTGGTACTGCTAATAATCCTAGTGGTGGTGCTGGTGATATAAAGGATTTAATCAGCTGTAATGGTGTTGTTGACAATCAGAGAAGGTCATTGAGTGAAGAGAATTTTTTGTTGACTACTAATAGGAAGAGATCTTCTGTTGATGGAGGAAGAGGAAGTTTAGCTGAGAAGAATTTTCCTAGGATTTGTATTTGGGAATCAGATGGAGATGCTGGTGATATTACTTGTGATATTCTTGATAATGTGGAGGCTTCCATGTTTTATAGAGATGGGACTCATTTGGATCACGGACTAGGAGGTGGTGCTACACAGATTAGAAGAAGTCCTGTTTGTTTTACAGGCGAGGCTAAGAAACCTGGTCAAACCATAGCAAAAGGACACAAGAATTATGAATTGATGCTCAACCTTCAACTGGGTATCAGGTAATTTCTTAGATTGCCTTTACTACGTTTTACTTTGGATTTTTCTTATTCATTTGATGCTGTTACTATGGATGGTGCAGTGGATCATGCTTTACTGTGGTTAGATGTGGAATGGTGTTAGGTTGCATTGTCTAGAGTTTTGTGATACAGATTACAGAGTTGTTGTTTTTCAGTATACTAGGAGTGTTTTAAAATTGTGGTTTGATGGTTGTGAATCATACTTATTTCTAGGCATTCAGCTGGGAAGCATGCTTCTATTTTGCGGGAACTCAGGCCTTCAGACTTCGATTCAAGGGAAAAATTCTGGACAAGATTCCCGTCTGAAGGATCAAAAGTTACACCGCCCCATCAAACGGCAGAGTTCAGATGGAAGGATTATTGTCCCATGGTGTTTAGGTAAtgcatatttctttttcttttgcatttgttATTTGTATGTTGCGATGATGATTAAATCCCAGTAGAGTTGTACTCTCATTGATTCTTTTATTTTGGTTGCTATTTAGACATTTGAGGGAATTATTTGCGATAGATCGAGCTGATTACATGTTAGCCATTTGTGGCAATGATGCCCTCCGAGAGCTATCTTCCCCAGGGAAAAGCGGAAGCCTCTTTTACATGACACAAGATGACCGGTTTATGATAAAGACCGTGAAGAAATCCGAAGTCAAGGTTAGATACCCGCCTTTCTCCGACTGATTTATCTCCTACTCCAAATAGGAGCAGTTTCAGATAGGAGAATTCCATTTTTCATGGGGTCCAAGTTTTCTGATTATGTCCACATTCTGCTCCCATTTTCAGGTACTTCTTAGGATGCTACAGAGTTACTACCAACATGTTTGTCGGTATGAGAACTCCCTGGTTACGAAGTTTTTTGGGGTGCACTGTGTGAAACCAGTTGGAGGCCAAAAGGTGCGCTTGATGGTCACTTCAATTTGTTAAAATGTTCATCAATACCTCAAAGAAGCTTTATAACTTGATTTGCGTTCTTGTATTGACTTTCAGACACGTTTCATTGTAATGGGCAATTTGTTCTGCTCTGAGTATCGTATCCACAGGCGATTTGACTTGAAGGGTTCCTCCCATGGTCGAACAACCGACAAGCCCGAGGGCGAGATAGACGAGACTACCACCTTGAAGGACCTTGACCTAAATTTCGTATTCCGCTTGCAAAAGTCTTGGTTTGAAGAGCTTATTAGGTCAGTCTAGCTAAATTCATCTTATTTTcgcatttagaagaaaaaaagataatCTGCTAGGTTGACTTATTCATGATACAGTTTCAATTTCATTGTCATGACCTTGCTTGATGGGTTATATTCAGACAAATTGACCGCGACTGTGAGTTCTTGGAAGCTGAGAGAATCATGGACTACAGCCTCTTGGTGGGTCTCCATTTCCGCGAGGACTACCCGGGGGACAAGGCAGGAATGTCGCCTTTGTTTGCACCTTCTGGTaaattattacctcggtttcttATATGATATTATGTTTCCAACCTTAAGCCTGTTCCTGTAATATTAAATTCAGGTTGCACACTGATCCCGAAACGTAAATTAAAATTTCAACTTATTATCCAGGCAAAACAGATTCAGCTGCTGTACGTGGTTGCAATATCTTCAGTGATAAGGATATGGATCGGGTCATATCTGGCAGGTTTGTTTTTCTCTGTGTTACTTGAGAGATTAGTTAATCAAATTTGTCGTTAAGTGAACTCAAATTCTCAAAATACCTTCTCGGAGTACTTTCAAAAAATCTTCTTCACATAGATTTAGGATATCCATCAGTTATCTTGTGGTTAGGATTTTGTGTCCATTTTCTTATGGATCAAGGTGTCTTAAATCATTTTGCTTTTTCTAGTTTAATTCTGTTAGTTGGAATAATTGAATAAGGCCTTGTGTTCTATGCCTAACTGAAGGTAGTTATATGGACAACAGTTGTGAAGTGGGGTACATACAGCTTGTGGTCTCTAGTATTCCTAGATAAGAATGAGGTTGTTTCTGGTGGTGTTTGTAAGATCTAACTTAGGCAACTGAACATATACTTTCATGATTGCTGGGAAG
This DNA window, taken from Papaver somniferum cultivar HN1 chromosome 3, ASM357369v1, whole genome shotgun sequence, encodes the following:
- the LOC113356263 gene encoding phosphatidylinositol 4-phosphate 5-kinase 1-like; protein product: MRESIGCNELSYGINNNKKLKSEEERETEVEEGGGEEETSALLVVPPSFVVVGRSRSQTGSGVRRVTPTTATTTAAAAANSNSDKSVEKVLPNGDLYTGSFVGNVPHGTGKYLWRDGCMYEGDWRKGKASGKGKFSWPSGATFEGEFKSGRMDGFGTFIGSDGDTYRGSWSYDRKQGYGQKSYANGDFYEGLWKRNLQEGQGRYVWRNGNEYQGDWKNGVISGRGVLVWANRNRYEGQWENGVPKGHGTFTWPDGSSYVGCWNNSLKNQLLNGTFYPGTANNPSGGAGDIKDLISCNGVVDNQRRSLSEENFLLTTNRKRSSVDGGRGSLAEKNFPRICIWESDGDAGDITCDILDNVEASMFYRDGTHLDHGLGGGATQIRRSPVCFTGEAKKPGQTIAKGHKNYELMLNLQLGIRHSAGKHASILRELRPSDFDSREKFWTRFPSEGSKVTPPHQTAEFRWKDYCPMVFRHLRELFAIDRADYMLAICGNDALRELSSPGKSGSLFYMTQDDRFMIKTVKKSEVKVLLRMLQSYYQHVCRYENSLVTKFFGVHCVKPVGGQKTRFIVMGNLFCSEYRIHRRFDLKGSSHGRTTDKPEGEIDETTTLKDLDLNFVFRLQKSWFEELIRQIDRDCEFLEAERIMDYSLLVGLHFREDYPGDKAGMSPLFAPSGKTDSAAVRGCNIFSDKDMDRVISGRKPLIRLGANMPAKAEQVPRIEFDQYSPFTNGNSIGAFSGDVYDVVLYFGVIDILQDYDISKKLEHAYKSLQADPTSISAVDPKLYSKRFRDFVGRIFLEDKS